One stretch of Streptomyces sp. R21 DNA includes these proteins:
- a CDS encoding SUKH-4 family immunity protein, with the protein MSTTDTDVIDATHATDVGGAVTLTDAEMDPHITHAATRRWLADQGLPSGGGALLRFDAVREDGLRRVADLVGEADKLAEELRDHLVIGALRTLDRDLESLVLDGATGEVTTTYFYGNPGHLDLAPLAPSLEALLRFTEATEELAASRGQFASYEGRFGQKAVGEASRALSAVFEEHAGDAGVPPYWKMAALIRPLARIAGPGDGLVLDLPRRLLDEEFGAAGIMRFEDVDFPPALTHEPTRRFLREVGLPEDGYMFQLDTEVPLPTLTEYCTDIRCDDFTTDELPLGSDHLIRLGHLIEDTSLVVDGATGTVLAWSEPDTTLRPLNTDISTLAFTLWLLHREKSLDAEHDLSAAYEQLAATMTETLAQVDPVACDPTPLSATDDGWRYWPEIFEDQAGGALYA; encoded by the coding sequence ATGAGCACGACTGACACCGATGTCATCGACGCCACACATGCCACCGATGTCGGCGGCGCGGTCACACTGACCGACGCCGAGATGGATCCGCACATCACGCACGCGGCGACGCGAAGGTGGCTGGCGGATCAGGGGCTGCCGTCCGGCGGCGGGGCGCTGCTGCGGTTCGACGCGGTGCGGGAGGACGGGCTGCGGAGGGTGGCGGACCTGGTCGGCGAGGCGGACAAGCTCGCCGAGGAGCTGCGCGACCACCTGGTCATAGGCGCCCTGCGCACCCTCGACCGAGACCTGGAGTCCCTCGTACTGGACGGCGCGACGGGTGAGGTCACCACCACGTACTTCTACGGCAACCCGGGCCACCTGGACCTCGCGCCGCTGGCCCCCTCCCTGGAGGCGCTGCTGCGGTTCACGGAGGCCACGGAGGAACTGGCGGCAAGCCGAGGGCAGTTCGCCTCCTACGAGGGCCGGTTCGGCCAGAAGGCGGTCGGCGAGGCGTCCCGGGCGCTCTCGGCGGTCTTCGAGGAGCACGCGGGCGACGCCGGCGTCCCGCCGTACTGGAAGATGGCCGCGCTGATCCGCCCCCTCGCCCGGATCGCGGGCCCCGGCGATGGTCTTGTCCTGGACCTGCCCCGGCGGCTGCTGGACGAGGAGTTCGGCGCGGCCGGGATCATGCGCTTCGAGGACGTGGACTTCCCGCCGGCGCTCACGCATGAGCCGACGCGCCGCTTCCTGCGCGAAGTGGGCCTCCCCGAGGACGGCTACATGTTCCAGCTGGACACGGAGGTCCCGCTGCCGACCCTCACCGAGTACTGCACGGACATCCGCTGCGACGACTTCACCACCGACGAACTCCCGCTCGGATCTGACCATTTGATCCGCCTCGGCCACCTGATCGAGGACACCAGCCTGGTGGTCGACGGCGCCACGGGCACAGTCCTCGCCTGGAGCGAACCCGACACCACCCTCCGCCCCCTCAACACCGACATCTCCACCCTGGCCTTCACCCTCTGGCTCCTCCACCGAGAGAAGTCCCTCGACGCGGAACACGACTTGAGCGCCGCGTACGAGCAGTTGGCGGCCACCATGACGGAGACCCTCGCCCAGGTCGACCCGGTCGCCTGCGACCCGACCCCGTTGTCGGCCACGGACGACGGCTGGCGCTATTGGCCGGAGATATTCGAGGACCAGGCGGGCGGGGCGCTGTACGCGTAA
- the asnB gene encoding asparagine synthase (glutamine-hydrolyzing): protein MCGLVGYAGFTGHVPQNTEDTTSLKEMTETLACRGPDASAMWAEGAAGLGHTRLATVDLIGGRQPMILARDGRTVLAVAFTGEVYNHARLRSELTALGHRFTTRSDSEVVLHAIDAWGTGAPDRLEGMFAYAAWEPGPRRLTLARDRFGIKPLCYARIGDTVVFGSEPKAVLAHPAVTARLDLDGLRELLLSAHPMIKTPGRSAFAGLNEVAPATVVTMTPEGVHARRYWTLTPAEHRDDLPATVARVRRLLEEAVTGHLAADVPVSVLLSGGLDSSVIAALARPAAGTLHTLSVDLGNQASDRDAMGRDPDGPYAELMVRHLGTSHRRVRLDAGALADPDRRARVSHLRDGLTLGDFDTSLLQLYGAVREDFPVTLAGDGADELFGGYRWFTPQAATAKSFPWDSVLDRADLTRLLDPALAAALDLPAHRAALHKAACAEIEHLPGTAPAEAALRRDSYLNLTRFLPCLLDRADRLSMGVGLEVRVPFLDHHLVEYVFNTPWDMKTFDGREKSLLRAAVTDLLPEPVLARRKSPYPMVRDPAYRASLTAQVHRILTGTGPATDLLDTAAVRSLLLEPTGADRFPREGLELVLDLDHWLRIHRPTLHL, encoded by the coding sequence ATGTGCGGGCTAGTCGGCTATGCCGGTTTTACGGGCCATGTGCCCCAGAACACCGAGGACACCACCTCGCTCAAGGAGATGACCGAGACCCTGGCGTGCCGAGGACCGGACGCCTCCGCCATGTGGGCCGAGGGGGCGGCGGGTCTGGGACACACCCGGCTGGCCACGGTGGACCTGATCGGCGGCCGGCAGCCCATGATCCTGGCTCGCGACGGGCGCACGGTGTTGGCGGTGGCCTTCACCGGCGAGGTCTACAACCATGCCCGGCTGCGGTCTGAACTGACCGCCCTCGGACACCGGTTCACCACCCGCAGCGACAGCGAGGTCGTACTCCACGCGATCGACGCCTGGGGCACGGGGGCTCCGGATCGTCTGGAGGGCATGTTCGCCTACGCCGCGTGGGAGCCGGGCCCCAGGCGGCTGACGCTGGCACGGGACCGGTTCGGGATCAAGCCCCTGTGCTACGCGCGCATCGGCGACACGGTGGTGTTCGGCTCCGAGCCCAAGGCGGTGCTGGCACACCCGGCGGTGACCGCGCGGCTCGATCTGGACGGACTGCGCGAGCTGCTGCTCTCCGCCCACCCGATGATCAAAACTCCCGGGCGCAGCGCCTTCGCGGGGCTGAACGAGGTCGCCCCGGCCACCGTGGTCACCATGACCCCCGAGGGTGTACACGCCCGCCGCTACTGGACGTTGACCCCGGCCGAGCACCGCGACGACCTGCCCGCCACGGTGGCGCGCGTACGGAGGTTGCTGGAGGAAGCCGTCACCGGACATCTGGCGGCCGACGTGCCGGTGAGCGTCCTGCTGTCCGGCGGTCTGGACTCCAGCGTGATCGCCGCGCTGGCCCGTCCCGCGGCCGGGACCCTGCACACCCTGTCGGTGGACCTCGGCAATCAGGCATCCGACCGGGACGCCATGGGGCGCGACCCGGACGGCCCCTACGCCGAGTTGATGGTGCGCCACCTGGGCACCTCACACCGCCGGGTACGACTGGACGCCGGTGCTCTCGCCGACCCCGACCGGCGCGCCCGGGTCAGTCACCTGCGCGACGGGCTGACGCTCGGGGACTTCGACACCTCGCTGCTCCAGCTGTACGGCGCGGTGCGCGAGGACTTCCCGGTCACCCTGGCCGGGGACGGAGCCGATGAACTCTTCGGCGGCTACCGCTGGTTCACCCCTCAGGCCGCGACAGCAAAATCCTTTCCCTGGGACAGCGTGCTGGACCGCGCAGACCTGACCCGGCTGCTCGACCCGGCCCTGGCCGCCGCCCTGGATCTGCCCGCACACCGCGCCGCACTCCACAAGGCCGCCTGCGCCGAGATCGAGCACCTGCCCGGAACCGCACCCGCGGAGGCCGCGCTGCGCCGCGACAGCTACCTCAACCTGACCCGGTTCCTGCCCTGCCTGCTGGACCGCGCAGACCGCCTCAGCATGGGCGTCGGCCTGGAAGTCAGGGTGCCGTTCCTGGACCACCACCTGGTCGAGTACGTCTTCAACACCCCCTGGGACATGAAGACCTTCGACGGCCGCGAGAAGAGCCTGCTGCGCGCCGCCGTCACCGACCTGCTCCCCGAACCGGTCCTGGCCCGCCGCAAGAGCCCCTACCCCATGGTCCGCGACCCCGCCTACCGCGCGTCCCTCACCGCACAGGTCCACCGCATCCTGACCGGAACCGGCCCCGCCACCGACCTGCTGGACACTGCCGCCGTACGCAGCCTGCTCCTTGAACCCACCGGCGCGGACCGCTTCCCCCGCGAGGGACTGGAACTCGTCCTGGACCTGGACCACTGGCTGCGCATCCATCGCCCCACGCTTCACCTCTGA
- a CDS encoding acetyl-CoA C-acyltransferase, whose amino-acid sequence MQNAVITSAVRTPIGRAHKGVLATVRPDDLLARTLAEALARTPGLTPGHVDDLVVGCALPGGEQGFNIARIAAVLLGWDHVPGVTVNRFCTSSLQAIRIAAQAVRCGDADVVIAAGVESQSRLAHGSSDTWPGTENPAFHTAGQRTIRRSQADAGPWSDPREHGGHPDPYIPVGLAAENTADLYGITRTDMDAYAARSHRLTQQALDQGFHFGDIVPIKTPDGTTATADDCPRTGVTQHSLAALPPRFRPDGRVTAGNSAPLSDGAAAVVVMSETYARAHGYTPLARILATAVSAGTPETEGPVPVAATRTVLSRAGLSLADVGTVAGNEPFAAQILAYCTQLGLEPERMNPHGGSIALGEPYGAAGARLTTTALATLRHDDLSTALISVVAAGGQGMALLLERTS is encoded by the coding sequence ATGCAGAATGCCGTGATCACCTCAGCCGTCCGCACCCCCATCGGACGCGCCCACAAGGGCGTTCTGGCCACCGTCCGTCCCGACGACCTGCTCGCCCGCACCCTCGCCGAAGCCCTCGCCCGCACCCCCGGCCTGACACCGGGCCACGTGGACGACCTGGTCGTGGGCTGCGCCCTGCCCGGCGGTGAACAGGGCTTCAACATCGCCCGCATCGCCGCCGTCCTGCTCGGCTGGGACCACGTACCCGGGGTGACCGTCAACCGCTTCTGCACCTCCTCACTGCAGGCGATCCGCATCGCCGCGCAGGCCGTGCGCTGCGGGGACGCCGATGTCGTCATCGCAGCCGGAGTCGAGTCACAGTCCCGTCTCGCCCACGGCAGTTCCGACACCTGGCCCGGCACCGAGAACCCCGCCTTCCACACCGCCGGGCAACGCACGATCCGGCGCTCACAAGCCGACGCGGGCCCCTGGAGCGACCCACGCGAACACGGCGGGCACCCCGACCCCTACATCCCGGTGGGACTCGCCGCCGAGAACACCGCCGACCTGTACGGCATCACCCGCACCGACATGGACGCTTACGCCGCCCGCTCCCACCGACTCACCCAACAAGCCCTCGACCAGGGCTTCCACTTCGGCGACATCGTCCCGATCAAGACCCCGGACGGCACCACAGCCACCGCCGACGACTGTCCGCGCACGGGGGTCACCCAGCACAGCCTCGCCGCCCTGCCGCCACGGTTCCGCCCCGACGGCAGGGTCACCGCCGGCAACAGTGCCCCGCTGTCGGACGGGGCTGCAGCGGTCGTTGTCATGTCCGAGACTTACGCCCGCGCCCACGGCTATACCCCGCTCGCCCGCATCCTGGCCACCGCCGTCAGCGCGGGCACTCCCGAGACCGAGGGCCCGGTCCCCGTCGCCGCGACCCGCACCGTCCTGAGCAGGGCCGGCCTGTCCCTGGCGGACGTCGGCACCGTCGCCGGCAACGAACCCTTCGCCGCCCAGATCCTCGCCTACTGCACCCAACTCGGCCTTGAGCCCGAGCGCATGAACCCGCACGGCGGCTCGATCGCCCTGGGCGAGCCCTACGGCGCGGCCGGCGCCCGACTGACCACCACCGCCCTTGCCACCCTGCGCCACGACGACCTCAGCACCGCCCTGATCAGCGTCGTCGCCGCAGGCGGCCAGGGCATGGCCCTCCTCCTGGAGCGCACCTCGTAG
- a CDS encoding MFS transporter produces the protein MGGADAGVMSRDYRALSIGIVSVVLLIAFEATAVGTAMPVAARELDGVSLYAFAFSGYFTTSLLGMVLAGQWSDRDGPLGSLTAGIAAFATGLLLSGTAGAMWLFIVGRAVQGLGGGLVVVALYVVVGRAYPERLRPSILAAFAAAWVVPSVVGPLAAGAVTEHLGWRWVFVGIPVLVVLPLALALPHIRRRTATREKGAARAPFDRRRLRLAFGISLGAGLLQYAAQDLAWLSLVPAAAGAALLVPAALGLLPRGTFRAARGLPSVVLLRGIAAGSFVAAESFVPLMLVTQRGLSPTLAGFSLAAGGGAWALGSYVQSRPRVEPYRNRLVLLGMLLVAAAIATASSVLIDAVPVWTLAVAWGFGCFGMGLVITSTTVLLLHLSAPEEAGANSAALQISDGLSNVLLLAVGGAAFAALGGGTVSHAATAADGSRPAAFAAVFLPMAAVALVGAWVTTRLRTR, from the coding sequence ATGGGGGGCGCCGACGCCGGTGTCATGAGTCGGGACTATCGGGCGCTCAGCATCGGGATCGTGTCCGTCGTGCTGCTCATCGCGTTCGAGGCGACCGCGGTGGGGACGGCGATGCCGGTGGCGGCGCGGGAGTTGGACGGGGTGTCGTTGTACGCCTTCGCGTTCTCGGGGTACTTCACGACGAGCCTGCTGGGGATGGTGCTCGCCGGGCAGTGGTCCGACCGGGACGGTCCGCTCGGGTCGCTGACCGCGGGGATCGCGGCCTTCGCGACCGGGCTGCTGCTGTCCGGGACGGCCGGGGCGATGTGGCTGTTCATCGTCGGGCGGGCGGTGCAGGGGCTCGGCGGCGGCCTGGTGGTCGTCGCGTTGTACGTCGTCGTGGGGCGGGCCTACCCGGAACGGTTGCGGCCATCGATCCTGGCGGCGTTCGCGGCGGCCTGGGTGGTCCCGTCGGTCGTCGGGCCGCTCGCTGCGGGCGCGGTGACCGAACACCTCGGATGGCGATGGGTGTTCGTCGGGATACCGGTCCTCGTCGTCCTTCCACTGGCGCTCGCGCTGCCGCACATACGGCGGCGGACGGCGACCCGGGAGAAGGGGGCAGCCCGTGCTCCCTTCGACCGGCGTCGCCTCCGGCTCGCGTTCGGGATCTCGCTCGGCGCGGGGCTCCTCCAGTACGCCGCCCAGGACCTGGCCTGGCTCTCGCTCGTCCCCGCCGCCGCGGGCGCCGCGCTGCTGGTACCGGCGGCGCTCGGGCTGCTGCCGCGCGGCACGTTCCGGGCGGCGCGCGGGCTGCCGTCCGTGGTGCTGCTGCGCGGCATCGCGGCGGGATCGTTCGTCGCCGCCGAGTCCTTCGTGCCGCTCATGCTGGTCACCCAGCGGGGGCTGTCGCCGACGCTCGCCGGGTTCTCGCTCGCGGCGGGCGGCGGCGCGTGGGCGCTCGGCTCGTACGTCCAGTCCCGGCCGCGTGTGGAGCCGTACCGCAATCGTCTGGTCCTTCTAGGGATGCTGCTGGTGGCGGCCGCGATCGCCACCGCGTCCAGCGTGCTGATCGACGCCGTGCCGGTGTGGACCCTCGCCGTCGCCTGGGGCTTCGGCTGTTTCGGGATGGGGCTGGTGATCACCTCGACGACCGTGCTGCTGCTCCACCTCTCCGCCCCCGAGGAGGCCGGTGCCAACTCCGCCGCCCTGCAGATCTCCGACGGCCTCTCCAACGTCCTCCTGCTGGCCGTGGGCGGCGCCGCCTTCGCCGCGCTGGGCGGCGGCACGGTCAGCCACGCGGCCACCGCCGCGGACGGCTCCCGGCCCGCCGCCTTCGCGGCCGTGTTCCTGCCGATGGCGGCGGTGGCGCTGGTGGGGGCATGGGTGACCACACGGCTGCGGACACGCTGA
- a CDS encoding MFS transporter produces the protein MSQVAARKWWTLGAVCVAAFMLLLDITVVNVALPSIRADLGASFTDLQWVIDAYALTLAAFVLTTGSLADRLGRRRVFAGGLVVFALASLLCALAPDPLFLNCARAVQGVGGAAMFAVSLALVAQEFPAGRERGTAMGLYGATIGVAVAIGPLVGGALTDGLGWQSIFYLNVPIGVAALVVTYAKLRESRDPNATRVDWPGVATFSVALFLLVWALVRGNDEGWGSALIISLFAAAAVLLAAFLVIEARVREPMLPLGLFRRRAFTGVQLAAFGVSAAMFAMFLYLTLYLQNYLGLSPFSTGVRYLPITVASFVVAPLAGALLSRVQARLLLSVGLAAVGVGMLLMHGIETDSAWTTLLAGFLIGGAGIGLINPVIADVAVSVVPAERSGMAAGINDTFRQVGIAVGTALWGAIFIGRGADKVAELTAGSPTAQGGQPRRLIESVSSGNLDQALAPVPPPSRAAVASAAREGFLSGLNLVLLLGALVCFLSAALALWLVREHEIERQAIVVTHPPARVES, from the coding sequence ATGAGTCAGGTGGCAGCACGCAAGTGGTGGACCCTCGGCGCCGTCTGTGTGGCGGCGTTCATGCTGCTGCTCGACATCACGGTCGTGAACGTCGCGCTGCCCTCGATCCGTGCGGACCTGGGCGCGAGTTTCACCGATCTGCAGTGGGTGATCGACGCGTACGCGCTCACCCTCGCCGCCTTCGTGCTCACCACCGGCTCGCTCGCCGATCGCCTCGGCCGCCGCCGGGTCTTCGCGGGCGGACTCGTGGTCTTCGCCCTCGCCTCCCTGCTCTGCGCGCTGGCGCCCGACCCGCTCTTCCTCAACTGCGCGCGCGCCGTCCAGGGCGTGGGCGGCGCGGCCATGTTCGCGGTGTCGCTGGCCCTGGTCGCCCAGGAGTTCCCGGCCGGGCGCGAACGCGGCACGGCGATGGGCCTGTACGGGGCGACGATCGGGGTCGCGGTGGCGATCGGCCCGCTGGTCGGCGGCGCGCTCACCGACGGGCTCGGCTGGCAGTCGATCTTCTACCTCAACGTGCCGATCGGGGTCGCCGCGCTCGTGGTCACCTACGCGAAGCTGCGCGAGAGCCGGGACCCGAACGCCACGCGGGTGGACTGGCCCGGCGTCGCCACCTTCAGCGTCGCCCTGTTCCTGCTGGTATGGGCGCTGGTGCGCGGCAACGACGAGGGCTGGGGCAGCGCGCTGATCATCTCGCTGTTCGCGGCCGCCGCCGTACTGCTGGCCGCGTTCCTCGTGATCGAGGCGCGGGTACGCGAACCGATGCTTCCGCTGGGCCTGTTCCGGCGGCGGGCCTTCACCGGGGTGCAGCTCGCCGCGTTCGGCGTCTCCGCGGCGATGTTCGCGATGTTCCTCTACCTCACGCTCTACCTGCAGAACTACCTCGGCCTCTCGCCCTTCTCGACCGGCGTCCGCTACCTCCCGATCACGGTCGCCAGCTTCGTCGTGGCCCCGCTGGCCGGTGCGCTGCTCTCCCGGGTGCAGGCGCGGCTGCTGCTCTCCGTCGGCCTCGCCGCCGTGGGCGTCGGGATGCTCCTGATGCACGGCATCGAGACGGACTCCGCGTGGACGACCCTGCTCGCCGGGTTCCTCATCGGCGGCGCCGGGATCGGCCTCATCAACCCGGTGATCGCGGACGTGGCCGTGAGCGTCGTACCCGCCGAGCGCAGCGGCATGGCGGCCGGCATCAACGACACGTTCCGCCAGGTCGGCATCGCCGTCGGCACCGCTCTCTGGGGTGCGATCTTCATCGGCCGCGGCGCCGACAAGGTCGCCGAACTGACCGCGGGCAGCCCGACCGCGCAGGGCGGACAGCCACGCCGCCTCATCGAGTCCGTCTCCTCCGGCAACCTCGACCAGGCCCTCGCGCCGGTGCCCCCGCCCTCCCGTGCCGCCGTCGCCTCGGCCGCGCGCGAGGGGTTCCTCAGCGGCCTCAACCTCGTCCTGCTGCTCGGCGCCCTGGTCTGCTTCCTCAGTGCTGCACTGGCGCTGTGGCTGGTGCGGGAACACGAGATCGAACGGCAGGCCATCGTGGTGACGCACCCTCCGGCGCGGGTCGAATCCTGA
- a CDS encoding DEAD/DEAH box helicase produces the protein MTTTAASAAAPHSSHHLSPAFPGRAPWGTAGKLRAWQEGAMSRYIQEQPRDFLAVATPGAGKTTFALTLASWLLHHHVVQQVTVVAPTEHLKKQWAEAAARIGIKLDPEYSAGPLSKEYQGVAVTYAGVGVRPMLHRNRVEQRKTLVILDEIHHAGDSKSWGEACLEAFEPATRRLALTGTPFRSDTNPIPFVTYEEGKDGIRRSSADYTYGYGNALADNVVRPVIFLSYSGNMRWRTKAGDEIAARLGEPMTKDAISQAWRTALDPRGEWMPSVLRAADQRLTEVRKGIPDAGALVIASDQDSARAYAKLIREITGTKATLVLSDDTGASNRIDEFSHSNDRWMVAVRMVSEGVDVPRLAVGVYATTISTPLFFAQAVGRFVRSRRRGETASVFLPTVPDLLGFANEMEVERDHVLDKPKKEGEEDPYAEEDKLLEEAEKQQDEDTGEQEQFSFEALESEAVFDRVLYDGAEFGMQAHPGSEEEQDYLGIPGLLEPDQVQMLLQKRQARQIAHSRKKPDDEADLLELPAERRPVVSHKEMLELRKQLNTMVGAYVHQSGKPHGVIHTELRRVCGGPPSAEATAGQLRQRIAKVQEWATRMR, from the coding sequence GTGACTACCACCGCCGCCAGCGCTGCCGCCCCGCACTCCTCGCACCACCTCTCACCCGCCTTCCCCGGCCGTGCCCCCTGGGGTACCGCGGGCAAGCTGCGTGCCTGGCAGGAAGGGGCGATGAGCCGGTACATCCAGGAGCAGCCGCGTGACTTCCTGGCCGTCGCCACCCCCGGCGCCGGCAAGACGACGTTCGCGCTGACGCTCGCGTCCTGGCTGCTGCACCACCATGTCGTGCAGCAGGTGACGGTGGTCGCGCCGACCGAGCATCTGAAGAAGCAGTGGGCCGAGGCGGCCGCGCGCATAGGGATCAAGCTGGACCCGGAGTACAGCGCGGGCCCGCTCAGCAAGGAGTACCAGGGCGTCGCCGTGACGTACGCGGGTGTGGGCGTGCGGCCCATGCTGCACCGCAACCGTGTCGAGCAGCGCAAGACCCTCGTCATCCTCGACGAGATCCACCACGCCGGCGACAGCAAGTCCTGGGGCGAGGCCTGCCTCGAGGCCTTCGAGCCCGCCACCCGCCGCCTCGCGCTCACGGGTACGCCGTTCCGCTCCGACACCAACCCCATCCCCTTCGTGACGTACGAGGAGGGGAAGGACGGGATCCGGCGGTCGTCCGCCGACTACACGTACGGATACGGCAACGCGCTGGCCGACAACGTCGTCCGCCCCGTCATCTTCCTCTCCTACAGCGGCAACATGCGGTGGCGCACCAAGGCGGGGGACGAGATCGCCGCCCGCCTCGGCGAGCCCATGACCAAGGACGCCATCTCGCAGGCCTGGCGCACCGCCCTCGACCCGCGCGGCGAGTGGATGCCCAGCGTGCTGCGCGCCGCCGATCAGCGGCTGACCGAGGTCAGGAAGGGCATCCCGGACGCCGGCGCCCTCGTCATCGCCTCCGACCAGGACTCGGCGCGTGCCTACGCCAAGCTGATCCGCGAGATCACCGGCACGAAGGCCACCCTCGTCCTGTCCGACGACACCGGCGCCTCCAACCGGATCGACGAGTTCAGCCACAGCAACGACCGCTGGATGGTCGCCGTCCGCATGGTGTCCGAGGGCGTCGACGTGCCCCGGCTGGCGGTCGGGGTGTACGCCACCACCATCTCCACCCCGCTCTTCTTCGCGCAGGCCGTCGGCCGCTTCGTACGGTCCCGGCGGCGCGGCGAGACCGCCTCCGTCTTCCTCCCGACCGTCCCCGACCTCCTCGGTTTCGCCAACGAGATGGAGGTCGAGCGCGACCACGTCCTCGACAAGCCCAAGAAGGAGGGCGAGGAGGACCCGTACGCCGAGGAGGACAAGCTCCTCGAGGAGGCCGAGAAGCAGCAGGACGAGGACACCGGCGAGCAGGAGCAGTTCTCCTTCGAGGCGCTGGAGTCCGAGGCCGTCTTCGACCGCGTCCTCTACGACGGCGCCGAGTTCGGCATGCAGGCCCACCCGGGCAGCGAGGAGGAGCAGGACTACCTCGGCATCCCCGGGCTGCTCGAACCCGACCAGGTGCAGATGCTGCTCCAGAAGCGGCAGGCCCGGCAGATCGCGCACAGCCGCAAGAAGCCCGACGACGAGGCGGATCTCCTCGAACTCCCGGCCGAGCGGCGGCCCGTGGTCTCCCACAAGGAGATGCTCGAACTGCGCAAGCAGCTCAACACCATGGTCGGCGCGTACGTCCACCAGAGCGGCAAGCCGCACGGCGTGATCCACACCGAGCTGCGGCGCGTGTGCGGCGGCCCGCCGAGCGCCGAGGCCACGGCGGGGCAACTGCGGCAGCGCATCGCCAAGGTGCAGGAGTGGGCCACCCGGATGCGGTGA
- a CDS encoding IclR family transcriptional regulator — protein MTAETSQTLDRGLRVLKLLADTDHGLTVTELSNKLGVNRTVVYRLLATLEQHALVRRDLGGRARVGLGVLRLGRQVHPLVREAALPALRALAEDIGATAHLTLVDGTEALAVAVVEPTWTDYHVAYRAGFRHPLDRGAAGRAILAARQTPVSEPGYTLTHGELEAGASGAAAPLIGVTGVEGSVGVVMLADSVPERVGPRVVDAAREVADALR, from the coding sequence GTGACCGCGGAGACCTCTCAGACGCTCGACCGGGGCCTCAGGGTCCTCAAGCTGCTCGCCGACACGGATCACGGGCTGACCGTCACCGAGCTCTCGAACAAACTGGGCGTGAACCGGACTGTTGTGTACCGGTTGCTCGCCACGCTGGAGCAGCACGCACTCGTACGCCGGGACCTCGGTGGCCGCGCCCGGGTCGGGCTCGGTGTGCTGCGCCTGGGCCGCCAGGTGCACCCCCTCGTACGTGAGGCCGCGCTGCCGGCGCTGCGCGCGCTGGCCGAGGACATCGGGGCGACGGCACACCTGACGCTGGTCGACGGGACGGAGGCGCTGGCCGTGGCCGTCGTCGAGCCGACATGGACGGACTACCACGTGGCCTACCGCGCCGGATTCCGGCACCCGCTGGACCGGGGCGCCGCCGGGCGCGCCATCCTCGCCGCCCGGCAGACACCGGTGTCCGAGCCCGGATACACGCTCACGCACGGGGAGTTGGAGGCGGGGGCGAGCGGCGCCGCGGCGCCGCTCATCGGCGTGACGGGGGTCGAGGGGAGCGTCGGGGTGGTCATGCTGGCGGACTCCGTTCCGGAGCGGGTGGGGCCCCGGGTGGTGGACGCGGCGCGCGAGGTCGCCGACGCGTTGCGCTGA
- a CDS encoding PDZ domain-containing protein — MLSRLTRPQAIAVCALPVVALLATAAFAPLPFSVAQPGMTANVLGENKGDEVITISGAPTRDTRGQLRMTTIEATGPDTHVSLGDVLDGWFSTDRAVLPRDSVYPSGDSVKEIEAHNTAQMKESQDTATEAALSYLHKKDVKVTLKLADVGGPSAGLLFSLGIVDKLDGDGSGGDLTGGRTIAGTGTIDADGTVGAVGGVALKTQAARRDGATVFLVPKAECSDAKSELPEGLRLIPVTTLNSAVDSLVALEKGKGSVPSC; from the coding sequence GTGCTCTCTCGCCTCACACGCCCCCAGGCCATCGCCGTCTGCGCCCTCCCCGTCGTGGCCCTGCTCGCCACGGCGGCGTTCGCGCCGCTGCCGTTCTCCGTCGCGCAGCCCGGTATGACGGCGAACGTCCTCGGCGAGAACAAGGGCGACGAGGTGATCACCATCAGCGGGGCGCCCACCCGGGACACCCGCGGGCAGCTGCGGATGACGACGATCGAGGCGACGGGCCCCGACACGCATGTCTCGCTCGGCGACGTCCTCGACGGCTGGTTCAGTACCGACCGGGCGGTGCTGCCGCGCGACTCGGTCTACCCGAGCGGCGACAGCGTCAAGGAGATCGAGGCGCACAACACCGCACAGATGAAGGAGTCCCAGGACACCGCCACCGAGGCCGCGCTGTCCTACCTCCACAAGAAGGACGTCAAGGTCACGCTCAAGCTGGCCGACGTCGGCGGGCCCAGCGCCGGGCTGCTCTTCTCGCTCGGCATCGTCGACAAGCTGGACGGCGACGGCAGCGGCGGCGACCTCACGGGCGGCCGCACCATCGCGGGTACGGGAACGATCGACGCCGACGGGACGGTCGGCGCGGTGGGCGGCGTAGCGCTGAAGACGCAGGCCGCGCGGCGGGACGGCGCAACGGTCTTCCTGGTCCCGAAGGCGGAGTGCTCGGACGCGAAGTCGGAGCTGCCCGAGGGACTGCGCCTGATTCCGGTCACCACGCTCAACAGCGCGGTGGACTCGCTGGTCGCCCTGGAGAAGGGCAAGGGCTCGGTACCGAGCTGTTAG